One region of Candidatus Aminicenantes bacterium genomic DNA includes:
- a CDS encoding PH domain-containing protein, giving the protein MEEKTVWSGTSSQLLNLGVFIVSGIIFALLLVLLIQFWQPLAKMGTMALAPAFVILLSPLAFALARMLLIKAVRYEITSERIKITTGIFSKQTNTMELYRVKDYSLKEPFFYRFLHMGNIVIMTSDHTTPQIIMRAIRSARQLMDEIRTHVEMRRDIKKVREVDFDPVGNSGAGPS; this is encoded by the coding sequence ATGGAGGAAAAAACGGTTTGGTCGGGAACTTCTTCACAGCTGCTCAACCTGGGAGTATTCATAGTCAGCGGCATCATCTTCGCCCTGCTGCTGGTGCTCTTGATCCAGTTCTGGCAGCCGCTGGCGAAAATGGGGACAATGGCCCTGGCCCCGGCTTTCGTGATCCTACTTTCCCCCCTGGCCTTCGCCCTGGCCAGGATGCTGCTGATCAAGGCCGTCCGCTACGAGATCACCAGCGAACGGATAAAGATCACCACCGGGATATTCTCCAAGCAGACCAATACCATGGAGCTCTACCGCGTCAAGGATTACTCCCTGAAGGAGCCTTTCTTTTACCGTTTTTTACATATGGGCAACATTGTCATCATGACGTCCGACCATACCACGCCGCAGATCATCATGAGGGCCATCCGTTCGGCCAGGCAACTCATGGACGAGATCCGCACCCATGTGGAGATGCGCCGCGACATCAAAAAGGTCCGCGAAGTCGATTTCGACCCGGTGGGTAACTCGGGGGCCGGCCCTTCCTGA
- a CDS encoding TetR/AcrR family transcriptional regulator: MKKRFDSFLEKRKLDIVTAVLKLVDRVGVAGVTTKRIALEVGVVEGALYKHFNSKNEIFHRLLEIAEMQVNDKFKEMEARALGPEEKLREWFHFVIAYLEDFPGIYRILFSDALYNEDKELFEKFKSITWNLKDRLEEMIRAGKKQKIFKPDVNNEISAIIYLGMVHTSFTLWNVFEERTQSLHDISKPLFAEFMKSLLLEKEVVQ, encoded by the coding sequence ATGAAAAAAAGGTTTGACTCGTTCCTAGAAAAAAGAAAACTGGATATCGTCACCGCCGTCCTTAAACTGGTGGACCGCGTTGGCGTCGCCGGCGTGACCACCAAGCGCATCGCCCTTGAAGTCGGCGTCGTGGAGGGGGCACTCTACAAGCACTTCAATTCAAAAAACGAGATTTTTCACCGCTTGCTGGAAATCGCCGAAATGCAGGTCAATGACAAATTCAAGGAAATGGAAGCCCGAGCTCTCGGCCCGGAAGAAAAATTGCGCGAATGGTTTCATTTTGTCATTGCCTATCTTGAGGATTTCCCCGGCATCTACCGCATCCTATTCAGCGACGCTTTGTATAACGAGGACAAGGAGTTGTTCGAAAAGTTCAAATCGATCACCTGGAATCTCAAGGATCGACTGGAGGAGATGATTCGCGCCGGCAAGAAGCAAAAGATCTTCAAGCCAGACGTGAATAACGAGATTTCGGCCATCATCTATCTGGGCATGGTCCACACGTCGTTCACCTTGTGGAATGTGTTCGAAGAGCGCACGCAAAGCCTGCATGATATATCCAAGCCTTTATTCGCGGAGTTCATGAAATCATTGTTGCTGGAGAAGGAGGTTGTCCAATGA
- a CDS encoding MMPL family transporter, with amino-acid sequence MIERWSRWVVCHRAWVIGLSIVLTVVALGGMRRLYFSNRLMDWLPKDDPQIARHIEVSEKFSVNNMVLILVKPNNGVFRAGFLQKVKDLTERLKETPGIAMVTSMGNAADIRKIPGGIEVANLLDRIPDTSQKMNELRHKVLSKDIFRNRVVSGDGKWLALSAYIASDSDQIKVVADTVIPESRKAFAGEGECFFTGMPAETYFINQFVGRDLATLVPVALLLILGILFFSFRSWQGVVFPMLVVVVSTIWLFGLIGFLGSPLTIVSPVVPVVIIALGSAYGIHVLNRLIIQVGDGQPNKNESIILGTRIIFVPLFLAGVTDIIGFLTFNGARLGLIAEFGLFTAIGLLMAMVVALALVPALATFTNFSRMQREREEHSLVKVLSRWGDYVIHHRRLLLWACLAATVGFAFALTLLKQEVSFAKFYPSSSLPRRSLEAANAHFDGAYPLSISMTTDRVRSPENLRVLRRLQNFMYSLPGTSQPFAITDFIQEMNWQLNDRYAIPDRSNAVGNLWFFVEGRDELNQLLSADDREAVIFAKMSNPFTAFNKELYRKTKNFLDHELQNGYVSYERRALAPEQQKELHAAQAACLSQELAWLAQRYVPGHAGRAAIESVLARDDEWRELPFAAIREASRAVLWDYIDAHDFEFELSPVQKQRFMAALMAALETGPGKEKLLELMPGWLPGGIYDAQVADDLAETVLYKVDEVGQMQRVDTLWQNLAPLFATSDPNFEKKARSILYDLVGGLVVLPSGLSSLPGTKVPVRRLDQTGYPLLLSKMDHFLFTSLLQSILLCYILTLVLMTLMRRSLPLGIISTLPVIFTSVVMFGLLALIGVPLDYATMMIGGVSIGVGIDYAIHFIHGYIGERDAGYPADEAIRRAFLDKGKAILTNALSVMAGFAVLLLSSLIPLRNFAWAMVCSMFLAALAALTLLPASLLYFNPKIKK; translated from the coding sequence ATGATCGAACGTTGGTCGCGCTGGGTGGTGTGCCACCGCGCCTGGGTGATCGGGCTCAGCATCGTCCTGACCGTGGTGGCGCTGGGGGGCATGCGCCGGCTGTATTTCTCGAACCGGCTGATGGACTGGCTGCCCAAGGACGATCCGCAGATCGCCCGCCATATCGAGGTTTCGGAGAAATTCTCGGTCAACAACATGGTCCTCATCCTGGTCAAGCCGAACAACGGGGTCTTCCGGGCCGGTTTCCTGCAGAAGGTGAAGGACCTGACCGAACGGCTGAAGGAGACCCCGGGCATCGCCATGGTGACCTCGATGGGCAACGCCGCCGACATCCGCAAGATCCCCGGCGGCATCGAGGTGGCCAACCTGCTGGATCGGATCCCGGACACCTCTCAAAAAATGAACGAACTGCGCCATAAGGTCCTGAGCAAGGACATTTTTCGCAACCGGGTCGTCTCGGGGGACGGGAAGTGGCTGGCCCTTTCGGCCTACATCGCCTCCGACAGCGACCAGATCAAGGTGGTTGCCGACACCGTCATTCCCGAGAGCAGGAAGGCTTTCGCCGGCGAAGGCGAGTGCTTCTTCACCGGCATGCCGGCCGAAACCTATTTCATCAACCAGTTCGTCGGCCGCGACCTGGCCACTCTGGTGCCGGTCGCCCTGCTCCTGATCCTGGGCATCCTCTTCTTCAGCTTCCGCTCCTGGCAGGGGGTCGTTTTCCCGATGCTGGTTGTCGTCGTCTCGACAATCTGGCTCTTCGGGTTGATCGGCTTCCTGGGCAGCCCGCTGACCATCGTCTCGCCAGTGGTGCCGGTGGTGATCATCGCCCTGGGTTCGGCCTACGGCATCCACGTGCTCAACCGGCTGATCATCCAGGTGGGCGACGGCCAGCCGAACAAAAATGAGAGCATCATTCTGGGCACGCGCATCATCTTCGTGCCGCTGTTTTTGGCCGGCGTCACCGACATCATCGGTTTTTTGACCTTCAATGGCGCACGCTTGGGCTTGATCGCCGAATTCGGCCTGTTCACCGCGATCGGGCTGCTCATGGCCATGGTCGTCGCCCTGGCGCTGGTGCCGGCCCTGGCCACCTTCACCAATTTCAGCCGCATGCAGCGCGAGCGCGAGGAACACAGCTTGGTCAAGGTCCTCTCTCGTTGGGGCGATTATGTCATCCACCACCGCCGCTTGCTGCTGTGGGCCTGCCTGGCGGCGACCGTCGGCTTCGCCTTCGCCCTGACCCTGCTTAAGCAGGAGGTGTCGTTCGCCAAGTTCTATCCCTCCTCCTCGCTGCCGCGCCGTTCACTGGAGGCGGCCAACGCCCATTTCGACGGCGCTTACCCGCTGTCCATTTCCATGACGACCGACCGGGTTCGCTCGCCGGAAAACCTCAGGGTATTGCGCCGTTTGCAGAATTTCATGTACTCCCTGCCCGGGACCAGCCAGCCGTTCGCCATCACCGATTTCATCCAGGAGATGAACTGGCAGCTGAACGACCGCTACGCCATCCCGGACCGCAGCAACGCCGTGGGCAATTTGTGGTTCTTCGTCGAAGGCCGCGACGAGTTGAACCAGCTCCTGAGCGCCGACGACCGCGAGGCGGTGATCTTCGCCAAGATGTCCAACCCGTTCACCGCCTTCAACAAGGAGCTGTACCGGAAAACCAAGAATTTCCTCGACCATGAATTGCAAAATGGATACGTCAGCTACGAACGGCGCGCCCTGGCGCCCGAGCAGCAAAAGGAATTGCACGCCGCCCAGGCCGCCTGCTTAAGCCAGGAGCTCGCCTGGCTGGCGCAGCGCTATGTCCCCGGCCATGCCGGCCGCGCTGCGATCGAAAGTGTCCTGGCGCGCGACGATGAATGGCGGGAACTGCCGTTCGCGGCTATCCGCGAGGCCTCTCGCGCCGTGCTTTGGGATTATATTGACGCTCACGATTTCGAATTCGAGCTTTCACCCGTCCAGAAGCAGCGCTTCATGGCCGCACTCATGGCCGCGCTTGAGACTGGCCCCGGCAAGGAGAAGCTGCTGGAGCTCATGCCGGGATGGCTGCCAGGCGGCATCTATGACGCCCAGGTCGCCGACGATCTGGCCGAGACTGTGCTTTACAAAGTAGATGAGGTTGGCCAGATGCAGCGGGTGGATACGTTGTGGCAAAACCTGGCGCCGCTGTTCGCCACCTCCGACCCCAACTTCGAGAAGAAGGCGCGGTCGATCCTTTATGATTTGGTTGGCGGCCTCGTTGTCCTGCCCAGCGGGTTGTCTTCTCTGCCAGGGACGAAAGTGCCGGTCCGGCGCCTCGACCAGACCGGCTACCCGCTGCTGCTGAGCAAGATGGACCATTTCCTTTTCACTTCGCTGCTGCAGTCGATCCTGCTGTGCTATATCCTCACCCTGGTGCTGATGACGCTCATGCGCCGCAGCTTGCCGCTGGGAATCATCTCCACCCTGCCCGTCATCTTCACCAGCGTGGTGATGTTCGGGCTGCTGGCGCTCATCGGCGTTCCCCTGGACTACGCCACCATGATGATCGGCGGCGTCTCCATCGGTGTGGGCATCGACTACGCCATCCATTTCATCCACGGCTACATCGGTGAGCGCGACGCCGGCTATCCGGCCGACGAGGCGATCCGCCGCGCTTTCCTGGACAAGGGCAAGGCCATCCTGACCAACGCCCTGTCGGTCATGGCCGGTTTCGCCGTGCTGCTTCTCTCCTCGCTGATTCCCTTGCGCAACTTCGCCTGGGCCATGGTCTGCTCGATGTTCCTGGCCGCGTTGGCGGCGCTGACGCTGCTCCCGGCCTCCCTGCTGTATTTCAACCCGAAAATTAAAAAATAA
- a CDS encoding MFS transporter encodes MDKKQDRQKLPRNVKVVAVTSFLTDVSSEMVINTLPLFLKNVLGVKTSIIGLIEGVAESASSFLRLFSGWFSDWLRKRKLLAVLGYGISALFKPLFYFANSWGVVAAARWGDRIGKGVRTAPRDALVADSTPADQRGYAFGFHRAADTAGAFSGLVIGLAIVWFFQKGSSELLAGTFRIIVLASLLPAFVAVIVLWLGVRETAPAGVVERPRFGFKSLGKDFRWFIVIVGIFELGNSSDAFIILRAQERGLSIIGIFAMLIAFNFVYTVISFFAGKRSDRIGRRRVVIAGWAIYGLAYLGMASARSALHIVILYILYGLYYGLSYGTAKALVADLVPAESRGMAYGTYNAVLGLTDLPASFIAGILWSGVGVWKGFGPAAPFYFGATMAFLALLLFVFWKPDLSRDRQTLSTKIGG; translated from the coding sequence ATGGACAAAAAACAGGATAGACAAAAATTGCCGCGTAACGTCAAGGTTGTGGCGGTCACGAGTTTCCTGACCGACGTGTCGAGCGAAATGGTGATCAATACCCTGCCGCTTTTTCTGAAGAACGTGCTCGGAGTAAAAACGAGCATCATCGGCCTGATCGAAGGAGTAGCCGAGTCCGCATCCAGCTTCCTGCGGCTTTTTTCCGGGTGGTTTTCCGACTGGCTGCGGAAGAGAAAGTTGCTGGCTGTGCTCGGCTACGGGATCTCCGCCCTTTTCAAGCCGTTGTTCTATTTCGCCAATTCCTGGGGCGTGGTGGCCGCGGCCCGCTGGGGAGACCGCATCGGCAAGGGAGTGCGCACCGCACCGCGCGACGCCCTGGTCGCTGATTCCACCCCCGCCGACCAGCGCGGCTACGCTTTCGGCTTCCACCGCGCCGCCGATACGGCCGGGGCCTTCAGCGGACTGGTCATCGGTCTGGCCATTGTCTGGTTTTTTCAGAAGGGGAGCAGCGAGTTGCTGGCCGGCACGTTCCGCATCATCGTCCTGGCCAGTCTCCTGCCGGCTTTCGTCGCCGTCATCGTCCTTTGGTTGGGGGTGCGGGAGACCGCACCGGCCGGCGTGGTCGAGAGGCCCCGCTTCGGCTTCAAGTCCCTGGGCAAGGACTTTCGCTGGTTCATCGTCATTGTTGGAATTTTCGAGCTGGGCAATTCCTCGGACGCCTTCATCATTTTGCGTGCTCAGGAGCGCGGCCTTTCAATCATAGGCATATTTGCCATGCTGATCGCTTTCAATTTCGTCTATACCGTGATTTCGTTTTTTGCCGGGAAGCGTTCGGACCGGATAGGCCGACGCCGCGTGGTCATAGCCGGCTGGGCCATTTACGGCTTGGCTTACTTGGGAATGGCCTCGGCGCGCTCGGCACTTCATATCGTCATTTTGTATATTTTGTATGGCCTCTATTATGGCTTGAGCTACGGCACGGCCAAGGCGCTGGTTGCCGACCTGGTCCCGGCCGAGTCGCGGGGCATGGCCTACGGCACCTACAACGCCGTTCTCGGGCTGACCGACCTGCCCGCTTCGTTCATCGCCGGCATCCTATGGAGCGGGGTGGGCGTCTGGAAGGGATTCGGTCCCGCGGCGCCATTTTATTTCGGCGCTACTATGGCTTTCCTTGCCTTGTTGTTGTTTGTCTTCTGGAAGCCAGATCTTTCGCGGGACAGACAAACTTTATCCACCAAGATCGGTGGATAG
- a CDS encoding outer membrane lipoprotein-sorting protein: MKNFKKIIWLLVPALLLAVLLPAADAAAVLKAMEENTRGVNAPRDLESDMVMTIQEGNSVRVREIRAWTRTVVGKDDLRVLKFLSPADVKDIGFLVLDEDSMYIYLPEFHRTRRIASSNKKDPFMGSDFSYEDMGTSALSKYYDPKMLKESETEWQLELLRKADADKPYARIVLTVSKASTMPARMELYDAAGSLGKVAEETSQAVGKYRVMASIKMTNVKKKTSTVLEMKNIKADQGLNSEIFSERFLKKRGS, from the coding sequence ATGAAAAATTTCAAAAAGATCATCTGGCTTCTTGTCCCCGCCCTGCTTCTGGCAGTTCTTCTTCCTGCTGCAGACGCAGCGGCGGTGCTGAAAGCCATGGAGGAAAATACCAGAGGCGTCAACGCCCCGCGCGACCTGGAGTCTGACATGGTCATGACCATCCAGGAAGGGAACAGCGTCCGCGTGCGCGAGATCCGCGCCTGGACCCGCACCGTCGTCGGCAAGGATGACCTGCGCGTGCTCAAGTTCCTCAGTCCGGCCGACGTCAAGGACATCGGCTTCCTGGTGCTGGATGAGGATTCCATGTACATTTATCTCCCCGAGTTCCACCGCACCCGGCGCATTGCCTCGTCGAACAAGAAGGATCCCTTCATGGGTTCCGACTTTTCCTACGAGGACATGGGAACGTCGGCCCTTAGCAAATACTATGACCCGAAAATGCTCAAGGAGAGCGAAACGGAGTGGCAGTTGGAGCTGCTGCGCAAAGCGGACGCCGACAAGCCGTACGCGCGCATCGTCCTGACCGTCAGCAAGGCCAGCACCATGCCCGCGCGCATGGAGCTGTACGACGCAGCGGGGAGCCTGGGCAAGGTGGCCGAGGAGACCTCGCAAGCAGTGGGGAAGTATCGGGTCATGGCGAGCATCAAGATGACCAACGTCAAAAAAAAGACGTCGACAGTTCTGGAAATGAAGAACATCAAGGCCGACCAGGGGCTCAATAGCGAGATCTTTTCCGAGCGCTTCCTTAAAAAAAGGGGGAGCTGA
- a CDS encoding alpha-amylase family glycosyl hydrolase, which translates to MNRESRHRLPAGLRVSLLKMQGSAAAGRGPAREFHISRACRNLYHFNQAFFTLHGNVILPDFTATRMFAQRLNEKRLALHVPEKVIKAGSLNAMGLIDEILHFVVGLYIEQVQPQVFKKALLEMDKEVGSAALKKTLLRFCEDFPALPVYSELVQAQEYLLSTSHSTEHREIVLEEMLLLWLANVNPAFAPFRELFDDSTLKRDTAYNHVLAIQDEFFQRQPPFGPDKQKLVDMLSSPALAYPDSLSGQLRYMQEKWGLLLGKFSARFLANLDVMREEEKTFLPGPGPATVFSAGDQGPDHGESERFSVDRDWMPNLVLMAKSVYVWLDQLGKKYGRPITSLDGIPDEELDTLARWGFNGLWLIGIWERSPASRRIKQKCGNPEALASAYSLFRYEVAADLGGEAALQNLKARAAARGIRLATDMVPNHMGIDSPWVCEHPEWFVSLEQSPFPSYSFSGEDISSDPRVAIYLEDHYYDRSDAAVVFKWVERRSGTAHYIYHGNDGTRMPWNDTAQLNYLHHKVRETVMQTILAVARKFPIIRFDAAMTLTRRHYQRLWYPLPGSGGDIPSRSGQGMTQEQFDRSMPNEFWREVVDRVAREVPDTLLLAEAFWLMESYFVRSLGMHRVYNSAFMHFLKDEDNGKFRTSLKNVLEFNPEILKRFVNFMNNPDEETALAQFGNGDKYFGACTLLATLPGLPMFGHGQIEGFAEKYGMEYRKAYRDERPNRDLIRRHEQQIFPLLQKRPLFSGMSHFLLYDFFTAGGTVDENVIAFSNRHQGERGLVVYHNCFGQTAGTIRMSAAFVQEMENSGKRSLVQKSVAQGLSLPEGQNQFVVFRDLVSQLKYIRNCRQLHAEGLALELRSYQTHVFVDFREMADDAGNNLARLADYLQGRGTDSLERSGREMNLRPFHQAWRELFHPDFLSRQEEIFNDRAGSMRENALWQELEEKIGRLSSLAGEVGREGKGDPKAAEKILEELLIWRALLGAQPGRPQRRAGTDAMAEQYLQEYFQARPEMERLFELVLLLRVLTGVESDQPADRRALAGEWMLDRVLDDILLGWNFSASAGENARWMIRMAYSFKSAIAAYGNDVLRGGEGIAAATGRLMETLVRDEDVRWLLQLHRYQNAEYFNQEAFANFNSWLTMLIMWDLKRSGKNVSAVGSDSASEIVNVMNFLPVLAAKAGYRLERFLLQLFSLDKE; encoded by the coding sequence ATGAACCGTGAATCCCGCCACCGGCTGCCTGCCGGTTTGCGCGTTAGCCTGCTGAAAATGCAGGGGTCGGCCGCCGCCGGCCGCGGCCCGGCGCGGGAATTCCATATTTCGCGCGCCTGCCGCAACCTGTACCATTTCAACCAGGCTTTCTTCACCCTGCACGGTAACGTCATTCTGCCCGATTTCACCGCCACGCGGATGTTTGCGCAGCGCTTGAATGAAAAAAGACTGGCCCTCCATGTTCCGGAAAAAGTAATTAAAGCCGGATCGTTGAACGCCATGGGGCTGATCGACGAGATCCTCCATTTCGTGGTCGGGCTTTACATCGAACAGGTCCAGCCGCAGGTTTTCAAGAAGGCGTTGCTGGAGATGGACAAGGAGGTCGGCAGCGCCGCGCTCAAAAAAACGCTGCTCCGTTTTTGCGAGGATTTCCCGGCCCTTCCCGTCTATTCGGAGCTTGTGCAGGCCCAGGAATACCTGCTGAGTACCAGCCACAGCACCGAGCACCGCGAGATCGTGCTCGAAGAGATGCTCCTGCTCTGGCTGGCGAACGTCAACCCGGCCTTCGCCCCGTTCCGGGAGTTGTTTGACGACAGCACCCTGAAAAGGGACACGGCCTATAACCATGTTCTTGCCATCCAGGACGAGTTCTTCCAGCGCCAGCCGCCCTTCGGCCCCGACAAGCAGAAGCTGGTCGACATGCTGAGCAGCCCGGCCCTGGCCTATCCCGATTCGCTTTCCGGGCAATTGCGCTACATGCAGGAAAAATGGGGGCTGCTGCTGGGCAAATTTTCGGCGCGTTTCCTGGCCAACCTCGATGTGATGCGCGAGGAGGAAAAGACCTTTCTCCCGGGGCCGGGCCCAGCCACGGTGTTCAGCGCCGGCGATCAGGGACCGGACCACGGGGAGAGCGAACGGTTTTCCGTTGACCGCGATTGGATGCCCAACCTGGTGCTGATGGCCAAGTCGGTTTATGTCTGGCTCGATCAGCTGGGCAAGAAGTACGGTCGGCCCATCACCAGTCTGGACGGGATCCCGGATGAAGAATTGGATACGCTCGCCCGCTGGGGCTTCAACGGCCTCTGGCTGATCGGCATCTGGGAGCGCAGCCCGGCCTCGCGCCGCATCAAGCAGAAATGTGGCAACCCCGAAGCCCTGGCCTCGGCCTACTCGCTCTTCCGCTACGAGGTCGCCGCCGACCTGGGGGGAGAGGCCGCCCTGCAGAACCTGAAAGCCCGGGCCGCGGCTAGGGGCATCCGGCTGGCGACCGACATGGTCCCCAACCACATGGGCATCGACTCGCCCTGGGTGTGCGAACATCCGGAGTGGTTTGTCTCCCTGGAACAAAGCCCTTTTCCGAGCTATTCCTTCAGCGGCGAGGACATTTCCAGCGACCCGCGCGTGGCCATATACCTTGAAGATCATTATTACGATCGCAGTGACGCGGCCGTGGTGTTCAAATGGGTCGAGCGCCGGAGCGGGACGGCGCACTACATTTACCACGGCAACGACGGGACGCGCATGCCCTGGAACGATACGGCGCAATTGAACTACCTGCACCACAAGGTGCGTGAAACGGTCATGCAGACCATACTGGCCGTGGCGCGAAAATTCCCCATCATCCGTTTCGATGCCGCCATGACCCTGACCCGGCGTCATTACCAGCGGCTCTGGTACCCGCTGCCCGGCAGCGGCGGCGACATTCCCTCCCGCTCGGGGCAGGGCATGACCCAGGAGCAGTTCGATCGCAGCATGCCGAACGAATTTTGGCGCGAGGTTGTCGACCGGGTGGCCCGCGAGGTCCCGGACACCCTGCTGCTGGCCGAAGCGTTCTGGCTGATGGAATCTTATTTCGTGCGCAGCCTCGGCATGCACCGGGTCTACAACAGTGCCTTCATGCACTTTCTCAAGGACGAGGACAACGGCAAGTTCCGCACGTCGTTGAAGAACGTTCTGGAATTCAACCCGGAGATACTCAAGCGTTTCGTCAATTTCATGAACAATCCCGACGAGGAAACGGCGCTGGCCCAGTTCGGAAACGGCGACAAGTATTTCGGGGCCTGCACCCTGCTGGCCACCCTGCCCGGGCTGCCCATGTTCGGCCATGGCCAGATCGAGGGTTTCGCCGAAAAGTACGGCATGGAGTATCGCAAAGCCTACCGCGACGAGCGCCCGAACCGGGATCTGATCCGCCGCCACGAGCAGCAGATTTTTCCCCTGCTGCAGAAAAGACCGCTGTTTTCCGGGATGAGCCATTTCCTGCTGTACGATTTTTTCACCGCCGGCGGCACGGTGGACGAAAACGTGATCGCGTTCTCCAATCGCCACCAGGGCGAGCGCGGCCTGGTCGTTTATCACAACTGCTTCGGGCAGACGGCCGGAACCATCCGCATGTCGGCGGCATTCGTCCAGGAAATGGAGAATTCCGGCAAACGCTCGCTGGTGCAGAAAAGCGTCGCCCAGGGGTTGAGTCTGCCGGAAGGACAGAACCAGTTCGTGGTTTTCCGCGACCTGGTCAGCCAGTTGAAGTACATCCGCAATTGCCGCCAACTGCATGCCGAGGGGTTGGCCCTCGAATTGCGCTCGTATCAAACCCATGTATTCGTCGATTTCAGGGAGATGGCCGACGATGCCGGCAACAACCTTGCCCGGCTGGCCGATTACCTGCAAGGGCGCGGCACCGACAGCCTGGAGAGGTCGGGCCGGGAAATGAACTTGCGGCCGTTCCATCAGGCCTGGCGCGAGCTATTTCATCCCGATTTCCTGTCCCGGCAAGAAGAGATTTTTAACGACCGTGCTGGAAGCATGCGGGAAAACGCATTGTGGCAGGAACTCGAGGAAAAAATAGGCCGATTGTCCTCGCTGGCCGGTGAAGTCGGCCGGGAAGGGAAAGGCGACCCCAAAGCGGCGGAAAAAATCCTTGAAGAGCTGCTGATATGGAGAGCGCTTCTGGGCGCTCAACCCGGCCGCCCGCAGCGTCGGGCGGGCACGGATGCGATGGCGGAGCAGTACCTGCAAGAGTATTTTCAGGCAAGGCCGGAAATGGAACGGCTTTTTGAGCTGGTGCTGCTATTGCGGGTCCTGACCGGCGTGGAAAGCGACCAGCCGGCGGATCGACGCGCCTTGGCAGGCGAATGGATGCTGGACAGGGTTTTGGACGATATCCTGCTCGGCTGGAATTTCTCGGCCAGCGCCGGCGAGAATGCGCGCTGGATGATCCGCATGGCCTACAGCTTTAAAAGCGCGATCGCCGCCTACGGCAACGATGTGCTGCGAGGCGGGGAGGGGATCGCCGCTGCCACCGGCAGGCTGATGGAAACTCTGGTCCGCGATGAAGACGTGCGCTGGTTGCTGCAGCTGCACCGCTACCAGAATGCAGAATACTTTAACCAGGAAGCGTTCGCCAATTTCAACTCCTGGCTGACGATGCTCATCATGTGGGACCTGAAGCGGAGCGGGAAGAATGTCAGCGCGGTCGGGAGCGATTCGGCGAGCGAAATAGTGAACGTCATGAATTTCCTGCCGGTCCTGGCCGCGAAGGCCGGCTACAGGCTGGAGCGCTTCTTGCTGCAATTGTTTTCCCTGGACAAGGAATAA